The following DNA comes from Fusarium fujikuroi IMI 58289 draft genome, chromosome FFUJ_chr03.
AAAACTCAATCAGATGATTTCACCGGCGAGAACTCAATGGTATGGATTAGTCCGGTGTTTGTTTCTGTTAGAGTTTAATGACTTCTTATTATAACTGTGACGAGTTCCACATGTAGAGCACTCATCAATTCACTGTCTCACAAATGTCTAATATGGATTGATACGGATACTTGCAGCACTTCCTCGTGGCCCTTTCGTACAGTAATACCTAATGCACAAGGTGTTGCTTTTTTccttcatctcgtctcaCCATCCACTTCTTCTTATTTGCTGTCCAGGAAGAGTACAGTCAATCAATGCCCAAGGTTACCTCAGACATTCAAAGATTgtcttttgccttttgtCTTCTCTCCCTCGTCCGAATGATGCCACAATATTTTTGTATCTCATATTTGAACTCTAACATGTCCTTCATTTACTTATACGAGTCACAAAAACTCTCACATTAGCAGCAGAACGCCACAGTTCAACTACCCGATCATGCcggtgtatgtatgtatggatgtacggagtatgtaCTGTACTTTACCGACCCTTGCAATTGATCGCCCAACGCGTCACGTCTCTCCCCTTTCTGTGTACTCCAAACACACACTCGGGGCGATCGATCCTCCGGAGCCCAAGCATCTCCACAGGTAATTTGAAGCTGCAGAATGGCAATCCACCATCTGTGATCCTGTAATGTTGAAATGTCGCCAAGGACTACCAGagttttttcttcttcttttttcttttttcttttctttcttcgaaTCAGTCAGCACGATGTAACCAGCAGCGGGGGGACGGCTATGACGAGACCTTGTCTCTGTTCTGAGTACTCCGTAACGCGTTTGGCATTAGTTAGTGATGCCCACTGAGATTTGGCCCGCATTCGTCTCTGACCCAGTAATCTTGGCAGAGTCAGCAACCAGCCCCTGTCTTGTCAAAATTGGTCGAATGTTCCATGTTTCAGATCAATCCCATGTGAACGAGCCCACGTAGCCACATAGCGTAGATGATGCGAACAGCACAAACATTACGTCGATGAACGAGGATGCATAAACTTGCAATAAGAGGGAAACCGATGTGTAGTATACACAAGGTATTGATTGCATCATTGCATTCTGAATAGCCATTGGCCTCGACGTTGTTTCTAATGATTCAATGCTTGAGTTCCTTTTCCTGTTCGTTCATAGCACACTTTATGCACTCAGTCTTGTGGCAGGGCCGTCATCGAGTTTATCAGTCGTGAACAGCCGTTCATCCTGAAATTCCTGCTTGAtcattttttttttactattCCCCAGGCCTAGCGTAACACTGGCATAAGTCGCTGACATTGAACATCCGCGTGTTGAGCAGGTGAGAATGATGACATTAGCCCTCAGTCCAAAAGTTTCATCTTGTGGTAATACGAACTAAATAAGAGGTTTATACAGGATGGAAAGGAAAATACTGAAAGTCGCCGAGTGCTTCACAAGAACAAATTTAACTAGTTAcacgaaggaggaggattcaACATCGTTTGAGATACAAATGCCCCTTCTTTTCGAGGAGCTTCACTTGTTATCATAAATCGTCTTCCTATAATGACATCAGTTTCTCCGATGATGCCGTCAGATGGCTGCTTGAATCTGACTGTGACTTAAGATCCAACTCATAAGCAAGGCCAATATCTGTTTTGCAGCACTGCCCCGTCGAAAGACTGCTAAATACTCTGGCCTCGCCCAACTTCTCAACCTGGAGTGAATATCAGACGGTAGTATTACGGTATTCTGAGCTCCCAATTTACTCGGATTGTAGCAAGGGAAGAGATATGAACAGCAGTTTGAGCTCAGGGAACCCGTCAGAAGGTTCACCCCTTCTTGAAGATCGTTATCATGACGATGCACCAAGAAACATTGAAAACGAACAGACATCAGATGACGATACTCCCAAAGCACTATACAGTGACAAGAAGTTGCATCTCGTAGTCGCAGCTGTCGGAATCGGTGTAAGGAGGATCCTTAGGGTCTTTACTCATGACACGGGCTCTTACTCACAAATTCTTCAAGGTCTACCTCGCTGCGGCCGATCAACTTCTAACAGTTGCAACTTATGCCAAGATTGGTAACGAACTAAATGCCTTGAACAATACCAGTTGGATTGCTACCGCGTGAGTCAAAGAGCATGGCTGATATATAGGCCCGACTAATACTCCATCAGATACTTCCtaaccttgacaagctctCAACCTCTCTACGGTAAACTGAGCGACATATTTGGCCGCAAGCCATGCCTGCTCTTTGCCTACATTGTCTTTTCTCTAGGCTGTCTGGGTTGTGGCCTTGCCCAGGATATGGCACAACTATGTGCTGCGCGAGCCGTGGCAGGTataggaggaggaggcatgaACTCTGTTGTCGCCATCCTTCTGAGTGATCTCGTACCGCTCAAGGATCGTGGTGTGTGGCAAGGCAAGATCagtattctcttcttcgccgGGACTGCTACTGGAGCTCCCCTTGGAGGGATTTTGGCTGATTCAGTGGGCTGGCGATGGTGAGTCTGGCGGAGCATGCTGAATCAGACACATCTAATCGCTCCTTTTAGGTCGTTTCTTGGTCAAGTCCCGCTGTGCTTCCTTGCTTTCGTGGCCGTCTATATCGTCCTCGATGTTCCACCTGTTGAACACGATCACTGGCTTACCAAGGTCCGCAAGGTTGACTTTCTCGGTGCTTTTACTCTCGTGGCGGCTGTAGTTgctctcctccttggtctgGACTCTGGCTCTAACCTCGGGTGGTCACATATCATGACTTTCGTCGCTCTATCTTCGACTCCAGTTCTGTTTGGCTTATTTCTTCTGATCGAAATTAACGTGGCTTCTCATCCATTTGCGCCTGGTCACATAATATTTGATCGTAGCTTATTCGCCTGCTATGGGGTGGGTTTCTTCTCGGGGGCGGGACAGACATCAACCATCTTCTTTCTACCTCTCGTCTTTCAAGCTGTTCAGGGCCTAGGTGCTGCTCAGAGTGGTTCCTTGCTTGTCCCAGGCATGGTTGCAGGTGTCGCAGGTTCACTTCTAGGTGGCTGGATGATCAAAAGAACAGAAAAGTTCTACGCCATAACATTATCGGCTTACGCACTCGTCCTCGTTTCAGTCATCCCCATGGGCATGTTCGTCTGGCTCCGTTCAGCCGCTGGAGAGACTATTGGCCTTACTATTATGTCATTCGGAGCCGGTTGTGGTATGATAAAAGCTATTGTTGGTATGCTGTGGGATCTACCTTGCTAATAGTGTTTAGCGTTTGTGACAACGCTTATTGGTCTGCTCGCAAATGCTGCAGCTGAAGACACTGCTGTCGTTGTGGCGTGCTCGTATCTCTTCCGATCCCTCGGGGCTAGTATAGGCATCAGTACTGGATCTGCTGTACTTCAGCAAGTTCTTCGAATACAGTTGGCAGCTCGGCTTCCCGACGGGGAAGAAGCGCGTAAGATCGAAGAGAAAGTTCGTCAGAGTCTTGACTATATCAAAGAACTACCGCCTCATTTGGCAGATCAGGTTCGGTCGAGTTACCAAATCGCAGGGATTTCATCACTTGCCTTGATTTCTATTTACCTTGCGGTATCATTTTTATTGGCGTTCTGGATTAAGGAGAAACCTCTGAGGAGATAGACGATACTAGAGTGTATCGAGCATGCATCAACTTGACTTGGAAGTTGAGCCCCAAGGTGAGTCACTTTTAGTATTAGAAAGTAATACAATGGAAATTGTCACCATTTCCATAAAAACTCCCCTCCTCAGTTCACTTTGCGCTAACTCATCAGTCTAATGCAAGGCACACCCGTGAACCCGGCGCTCATCGGCCGATCATTCCCCACCTAGGGCACTTGTTAAGCAATCTCAACAAGAAATTAGAGAGACGAAGAAAAGGAATCAGAGGTTTATTTCCGTTGTGTATTAAATGGATTTGCTATttgaggatggtgttgtcCGTTTATATAGTACTCTTCTACCGAAATCATTGTGATTAAAACGATTTCCCCTTCCCTATTATTTTCCTTGCAAACCTGCAGAAGGATATTCTGTACCTACTACTAACCGTCTCGCCATTTCAAAGCTCCTCTGTTAGATATAGCTTCTCTTTGTGACTCTTGTTACTCGAGCCTCCATGTCTTTTGTCTTTAATCCTTCGTATGACGAAACTCGCCCAAGTATGCATGCCTAAAAGAACGTAAAAGTACATGTGTAGCGAGCATGACTACAATTGTGCGTATAATCCGTAAGAAACCATATGTTATCTAGGAGGAACTGATAGCACATCGGAGGTCTCAAAATGGGACCATATAGTTTATGCAGACTGCCATGAAGAAGCATTAGGATCCAACTCAGAACGAGTTTGCCGCTTTCGAAAGGTGACCAAGATATAAGACACTTGAAAGTAATCTACGGCAGTGGAAAAGTCAGAAGGAGCCGAGTTCTCATCTAAGATGAATCACACCCTGATTCAATGGTGAGGTGATGATACAGAGATTTGGCTGCATGCTTTGTCCGCGCATTCAAGAAATTGACCATCAACAGCCCATCGGGTATCTTACACGAGAACTGCAGGATGGAATGCATGGAATTGGGGTGAAGCCAAATCATGAacagtattataattatattgTTTAAGCGCCCACGCTGTAGAAATAGAGACCTGTTGTCGAGTCACTACATGATGGCATAGATGAGGGTAAGTAAATGGGAGATTTTTAGAATGGTATCTCGCTTCAACTTCCTTTGTATTGTTATAGTTGGGGATCGAGATGGCAACGCTTCATGCGGAGCTTTATAAACGATGAATATGTACATAGAACCGTTGACGAAGTTGTGATAATCAGCTCTTCCCACAGCTCGTGATTTACAAGTTGTACGTGCAATGTCTCATCTGGCCCTGTGCCTGGGCCACCTCTATGAAACTGCCCAGCTTTCTTATTTCGAAGGGATGACCAGATACAGATTTGTAAGTCCAGATTATGTACAAACTAGCGGGCCACCATCGCAGCATCGATCTTGTTTTCACACACTGTTGACTTCCATCTAGATAACCAGCCAGCAGCTCTATGTGAAACCTGTCTTCACTTAGCGACACCTTCTCAAAAGGCTACCTAGAACGGTGGCCTCATTTGGTGAGAAAAACTGTTCTCTCGCACCTAAGTTTGGAACAAACATTTGCATCTATCATTGTAAAGTATCACGAAACAGTCAACCTTTAATGCTACTTCAACACCCCGAAAACGCCAATTCTCCCGTGGGTATATACAGTCGTGGAGATTGGGACCAAatagtcttcttctcgtaTAAGTCTCACAAGACTTTCCTTACCAATGGAGCCCTCTCATTCCCTCCCTTTTTCACTGTTCGCGCTGCCACCTGGGCTCCGAAATGTCAGCTTCTTGTGGAACAACTATGCCATCAATGCTCTCGCGAGGAGTGTTGCCCAAAAGGGCCTCGCgatccttcttttccttttctgcCTTGGATTCCTTCCCAGCTGCTGTgtcgtcctcctcctctggtACAGCTACGAGACCTCGGTCGCTCGTCCAGCTCGCTGCTCGGCCGCTGCTGGCGCCCCTGGGGCGAGTTGGTGTGAGTGTTGCTCCAGAGTCTTGGGCCTCGCCCTGAGCTCCAGCGTAACTAAAGTCTCCGCTGCCGATGCGTTCTTTGGTGGCGGAGCCGCGACGTGCTACATAGTCGTCGAATTGGGTGTCACGCTTGTGTGAATAGACGCTTGGTGTTCGCTGGACAGTGCCCATCTCGACAGATTCACGCTTTGAGATGATGCTAGCTCgtgacgatgctgaagaaaagCGCTTGTCGGAAGACTGTCGAGCGTATGAAGTATCACGCTCAAGGTCGTCGTTGAAACCATAGGCTTGACATTGACAGGGTGTGTGTAATCGTCGTAAGCAGAAAGACGACGGTATCTTCGGACGGAGTAGAAGACCAGGACGAGCGAGGTGATGCTAAAGCACCACCAGTCAGTACAGTTCGTGTTCAAGCTAGACACCGGGAACTCACATAAAAGCGCAGTCTAAGCCAAGACCGACGAGGGAGTAGTGCTTGTCGTGCTTCTCGGTGTAGACAACTATATCAAGCGCGAGAGTGGCGATGGCGCAGGTCAACTTTATGACATGTGTGAATAGCATGGTCCATGGAGTCAATGCCTCTGCGAAGTATTTGGCGATTTCGACGAAACTGCATAGAGATGCAACGAACCATAGAGCTACATTTGTAGCCTCCCACCTATTCACAGTCAGCAAAGCTGCTGCATCGGATCAGGCGTTGTCTTTTCCTAGACTTACACA
Coding sequences within:
- a CDS encoding related to multidrug resistance protein, whose translation is MNSSLSSGNPSEGSPLLEDRYHDDAPRNIENEQTSDDDTPKALYSDKKLHLVVAAVGIGVYLAAADQLLTVATYAKIGNELNALNNTSWIATAYFLTLTSSQPLYGKLSDIFGRKPCLLFAYIVFSLGCLGCGLAQDMAQLCAARAVAGIGGGGMNSVVAILLSDLVPLKDRGVWQGKISILFFAGTATGAPLGGILADSVGWRWSFLGQVPLCFLAFVAVYIVLDVPPVEHDHWLTKVRKVDFLGAFTLVAAVVALLLGLDSGSNLGWSHIMTFVALSSTPVLFGLFLLIEINVASHPFAPGHIIFDRSLFACYGVGFFSGAGQTSTIFFLPLVFQAVQGLGAAQSGSLLVPGMVAGVAGSLLGGWMIKRTEKFYAITLSAYALVLVSVIPMGMFVWLRSAAGETIGLTIMSFGAGCAFVTTLIGLLANAAAEDTAVVVACSYLFRSLGASIGISTGSAVLQQVLRIQLAARLPDGEEARKIEEKVRQSLDYIKELPPHLADQVRSSYQIAGISSLALISIYLAVSFLLAFWIKEKPLRR